A part of Brettanomyces bruxellensis chromosome 3, complete sequence genomic DNA contains:
- a CDS encoding uncharacterized protein (BUSCO:EOG09263690) has translation MTLDPRMATVNTNRAPPIDTTNTSASEDGAMKLLSPFVANRPAEESVPASVFDYIVCTEFDKKKGLNVTKQYPLDLPLISNQLDNLMGLIMPPNLQKFLNREHYTMVPMYIDLATSLLSYSKDTLTFVPCYLYSLSYFQNDNTYRNGTARAISIVTRLPIVQVFKPLMYFMLQNEFQESVGSLQIQTVWQNMNKMPIPEVIDAYKKLSYDERFVLTRLDQGKPVLSSELREFFPHSDGSLIKCTVNLGKIDFPIQIPETSLLCSRLAMYGADLQKDSNLRNLLETLQKCEIEYDGGYQECSMAPYKGIDPLCLILNAVLLRKRIVLYCYDSCYNIVMDFGSSLLSLFNDELHYQYPFYPILDLGTLDLIKGYKSYLIGTSNLLFKEKLTWDVYFDMDLKKIYVRPGDQNVGSEFFLESGSSSDDKRISVISSGIRSLFKHGDSVASEFRQSLNTFSSSSASILSDTSSISSMCSPDSTAAFKLSSWDPLYFPHIKKERVDKFLDSKRDANFFQFGFHFQKIPFEKTIFASGKRTSLPSIDTKLLSQVQLLLAEHHTDLTIYIVITNYLRNLTSNILPSFYHYLNWFKLREYRKFIQSKLSDDSSRNSKSNTSTPLELRNYIKNEKIILPLPLNYKYSPETTFVDSSKQHHYYSRIVYQNRQLMKLATAYDNTIFYVGSEDKDLIPGFLFDWQGEVLRYDVCYTLSIFDRLIDGKSSESWRLNMSFLLQFYKSMNQVLKTDKKHFIRLLAEYFTISELPSEFKEDGDDGAETRINDDILAQCYGQGFARFNKLVLIAASYQVAKGSIKVKRKKDLVLTEFKKVLSSILNNSFFKHHMLHHLDDYMKLNINDFIDYHM, from the coding sequence ATGACTTTAGATCCAAGGATGGCCACTGTTAATACAAATAGGGCCCCTCCTATTGATACTACAAATACCTCTGCGTCAGAAGATGGTGCTATGAAATTGCTTTCACCATTTGTTGCCAATAGACCCGCAGAGGAAAGCGTTCCTGCATCTGTTTTTGATTACATAGTGTGCACTGAATTtgacaaaaagaaagggcTCAATGTTACCAAACAATATCCATTGGATCTTCCCCTGATTTCAAATCAGTTGGATAATCTCATGGGTTTGATTATGCCTCcaaatcttcaaaagtttCTAAACAGAGAGCACTACACGATGGTTCCTATGTACATTGATCTGGCTACAAGTTTGCTTTCATATTCTAAAGACACTCTTACGTTTGTTCCTTGCTATTTATATAGCTTGAGttatttccaaaatgaCAACACCTACAGAAACGGTACGGCGAGAGCCATCTCCATAGTTACGCGCCTTCCCATCGTTCAAGTTTTCAAGCCGTTGATGTATTTCATGCTTCAAAATGAATTCCAGGAGTCGGTGGGTTCTTTGCAGATTCAAACGGTTTGgcaaaatatgaataaaatgCCCATTCCGGAGGTTATTGATGCCTATAAGAAGTTATCATATGATGAACGTTTTGTTCTCACTAGACTAGATCAGGGGAAGCCGGTGCTATCTTCTGAACTTAGGGAATTCTTCCCCCATTCTGACGGTTCCCTAATAAAATGTACAGTTAATCTTGGAAAAATCGATTTCCCAATTCAAATTCCGGAAACATCCCTTCTTTGTTCTCGCCTGGCAATGTATGGTGCTgatcttcaaaaagattCTAACTTACGCAATCTTTTAGAAACTCTTCAAAAGTGTGAGATTGAATATGATGGTGGATATCAAGAATGTTCTATGGCACCTTACAAGGGTATTGATCCATTGTGTTTGATCTTGAATGCCGTTTTACTACGTAAAAGGATAGTCTTGTATTGTTATGATTCTTGCTATAACATTGTGATGGATTTTGGATCATCGTTGCTATCCTTGTTTAACGACGAGTTACATTATCAATATCCATTTTACCCAATTCTTGATCTCGGGACTCTGGATTTAATTAAGGGATATAAATCATACCTCATTGGTACCTCAAATTTACTTTTCAAGGAAAAACTAACCTGGGATGTTTATTTTGACATGGACTTAAAAAAGATTTACGTCCGACCTGGTGATCAAAATGTTGGTTCTGAGTTCTTTTTGGAGTCTGGCTCCTCTTCAGACGATAAGCGTATTAGTGTCATAAGTAGTGGTATTAGAAGTTTATTTAAACATGGAGATTCCGTGGCAAGCGAGTTCCGACAATCTCTGAATACATTTTCCAGTTCTTCTGCTTCCATTCTGTCCGATACatcttcaatttcatcTATGTGCTCGCCTGATTCGACTGCCGCTTTTAAGCTTTCATCATGGGACCCGCTCTACTTTCCTCATatcaagaaggaaagagTTGACAAATTTTTAGACTCCAAGCGGGACGCcaattttttccaatttggctttcattttcaaaagattccATTTGAGAAGACGATATTTGCAAGTGGAAAGAGAACGTCTCTTCCAAGTATTGATACTAAACTTCTCAGTCAGGTACAACTCTTACTTGCCGAGCACCATACGGATCTAACAATTTACATCGTAATTACGAATTACTTACGGAATTTGACATCCAATATATTACCTTCATTTTATCACTATTTAAATTGGTTCAAATTGAGGGAATACAGGAAATTCATTCAAAGTAAACTATCGGATGATAGTTCAAGAAATTCTAAGAGCAATACATCAACCCCTTTGGAGCTGAGGAACTATATtaaaaatgagaagataATACTTCCATTACCTCTGAATTACAAGTACTCGCCGGAAACAACATTCGTTGACAGTTCTAAACAGcatcattattattcaaGGATTGTGTACCAAAATAGGCAGTTGATGAAGCTTGCCACCGCTTACGACAACACGATATTTTATGTTGGAAGTGAAGACAAGGATTTGATTCCTggatttttatttgattgGCAAGGTGAAGTTTTGAGATATGACGTTTGCTACAcactttccatttttgataGATTAATAGATGGGAAGTCATCTGAAAGCTGGAGACTTAATATgtcatttcttcttcagttTTATAAGTCTATGAACCAGGTGTTAAAAACGGACAAAAAGCACTTTATCAGACTTCTTGCTGAATATTTTACAATTAGTGAATTGCCTTCGGAGTTCAAGgaagatggtgatgatggtgCTGAAACACGAATAAATGATGATATACTTGCCCAATGTTATGGGCAGGGTTTTGCACGTTTCAATAAGCTTGTGCTTATTGCTGCTTCATATCAGGTTGCTAAAGGTAGCATAAAggtaaaaagaaagaaggatCTCGTACTCACAGAGTTCAAGAAGGTCCTAAGCTCTATTCTTAATAACTCTTTCTTCAAACACCACATGCTTCATCATCTAGATGATTATATGAAACTCAATATTAATGATTTCATAGATTATCACATGTGA